A window of the Lactuca sativa cultivar Salinas chromosome 7, Lsat_Salinas_v11, whole genome shotgun sequence genome harbors these coding sequences:
- the LOC111883738 gene encoding uncharacterized protein LOC111883738 produces the protein MSWRGRGRGRGGFGGGFVRFAKEEKYEVFPEITDLPDVNLKQKKDDYWTLVSSADNLKKFWNSSPYYLEDLSESGKKSINRRPPLSDYMMLTTDYVPAELVGKNVRPMKKKKTQWDLQSDLQRLDLFEKLDLRPQNEDEEKKDDEEEDEDIENMEEEEDDSQDDYALGRDYDDDEDDFNMNDDHADDEGCY, from the exons ATGTCGTGGAGAGGAAGGGGACGTGGGCGAGGTGGTTTTGGTGGTGGTTTTGTTCGTTTTGCAAAAGAAGAGAAGTACGAAGTATTTCCT GAAATCACAGACCTCCCTGATGTCAATCTTAAGCAAAAAAAAGACGATTACTGGACTTTAGTATCATCAGCTGATAATCTGAAAAAGTTTTGGAATTCATCTCCTTATTATTTGGAGGATCTGAGTGAAAGTGGTAAAA AAAGTATTAATAGAAGGCCTCCACTTTCAGACTATATGATGCTGACTACAGACTATGTTCCAGCAGAACTAG ttGGAAAGAATGTGAGACCTATGAAGAAGAAAAAGACCCAATGGGATCTACAGTCAG ACCTACAGAGATTGGATTTATTTGAGAAGCTTGACCTGAGGCCTCAG AATGAAGATGAGGAAAAGAAAGACGATGAAGAAGAGGATGAAGACATTGAAAatatggaagaagaagaagatgacagCCAAGATGATTATGCACTT GGCCGGgattatgatgatgatgaagatgatttcAACATGAATGATGATCATGCTGATG ATGAGGGTTGCTACTAG